In Bufo gargarizans isolate SCDJY-AF-19 chromosome 6, ASM1485885v1, whole genome shotgun sequence, a single genomic region encodes these proteins:
- the NOG gene encoding noggin: MDHSQCLVTIYALVVFLGLRIDQAVCQHYLHIRPAPSEKLPLVDLIEHPDPIFDPREKDLNETELRTLLGGHFDPNFMAINVPEERLGVEDLAELDLLLRQKPSGAMPAEIKGLEFYEGLQGKKHRLSKKLRRKLQMWLWSQTFCPVLYTWNDLGIRFWPRYMKVGSCFTKRSCSVPEGMVCKVSKSMHLTILRWRCQRRLNQRCTWIPIQYPIISECKCSC, encoded by the coding sequence ATGGATCATTCCCAGTGCCTTGTGACTATCTATGCCCTGGTGGTCTTCTTGGGACTCAGAATAGACCAAGCTGTGTGCCAGCATTACTTACACATCAGACCAGCTCCTAGTGAAAAGCTACCACTGGTGGATCTTATCGAACATCCGGACCCTATCTTTGATCCCAGGGAGAAGGATCTTAATGAGACTGAGCTGAGGACTCTCTTGGGTGGCCACTTTGACCCCAACTTTATGGCCATCAACGTGCCCGAGGAGAGACTTGGAGTGGAGGACCTGGCAGAGCTTGACCTGCTCCTGAGGCAGAAGCCCTCTGGGGCCATGCCAGCTGAAATCAAGGGGTTGGAGTTTTATGAGGGGCTTCAAGGAAAGAAACACAGACTGAGTAAGAAACTGAGAAGGAAGCTCCAGATGTGGCTCTGGTCCCAAACCTTCTGCCCTGTACTCTACACGTGGAATGACTTGGGCATCAGATTTTGGCCCCGCTACATGAAAGTGGGCAGCTGCTTCACCAAGAGGTCTTGTTCTGTACCAGAGGGGATGGTTTGTAAAGTTTCCAAGTCCATGCATCTGACCATCTTAAGGTGGAGATGTCAACGCAGGCTAAACCAGCGCTGCACGTGGATACCCATACAGTACCCCATCATATCCGAGTGCAAGTGCTCCTGCTAG